The proteins below come from a single Miscanthus floridulus cultivar M001 chromosome 1, ASM1932011v1, whole genome shotgun sequence genomic window:
- the LOC136552324 gene encoding DEAD-box ATP-dependent RNA helicase 38-like — MADKAASPEKKSWADVEEEEEAKAKAAAEAEAAAAASSSSTTEPTVEEQAKQIEALSLAPAVEDAAGEEGPPLLDDSDDSQIQAVTSGGTVYESATTFEDLKLSPELLKGLHDEMGFSRPSKIQAITLPMILTPPYKDLVAQAHNGSGKTTCFVLGMLSRVDPQRKIPQAICICPTRELAQQNKAVLMRMGKFTGITCACAIPPAQKDYMPISKMAPITDQIVIGTSGTLIKWITHKKLATRDIKILVFDEADHMLSEDGFRCDSERIMRDIQRSAGGCQVLLFSATFNERVKDFVTKVIRDGNQIFVKKEELTLEKVKQYKVQVPDESAKIEVIRDKIFEFGQKVGQVIIFVRTKQSTKNVHNALTRDDYVCSSIQGSLDQSEREKIIQEFKDGYTKVLISTDVLARGFDQAQVNLVINYDMPIKFGTRDEPDYEVYLHRIGRAGRFGRKGAVFNLLCGPTDNVVMKKIEDYFQHSVPEVRNWQHEEDFESALKDAGLL, encoded by the exons ATGGCCGACAAGGCGGCGTCCCCGGAGAAGAAGTCGTGGGCCGACgtcgaggaagaggaggaggccaAGGCCAAGGCGGCCGCGGAAGCGGAAGCGGCTGCGGCGGCGTCCTCTTCCTCCACCACTGAGCCGACGGTGGAGGAGCAGGCCAAGCAGATCGAGGCTCTCTCTCTCGCCCCGGCGGTGGAGGACGCCGCAGGCGAAGAGGGTCCGCCCCTCCTCGATGACTCCGATGACTCGCAAATCCAAGCC GTGACTTCGGGTGGCACGGTGTACGAGTCGGCCACCACGTTCGAGGATCTGAAGCTGTCTCCCGAGCTGCTCAAGGGGCTGCACGACGAGATGGGGTTCAGCCGCCCAAGCAAGATCCAGGCGATCACCCTGCCCATGATCCTCACGCCGCCCTACAAGGACCTCGTCGCGCAGGCGCACAACGGCTCTGGAAAGACCACCTGTTTCGTCCTCGGCATGCTCAGCCGCGTCGACCCGCAACGCAAGATACCCCAGGCTATCTGCATTTGCCCCACTAGGGAGCTCGCGCAGCAG AATAAGGCAGTTCTCATGAGGATGGGCAAGTTTACTGGCATTACATGTGCCTGTGCAATCCCGCCAGCTCAAAAAGACTATATGCCGATCTCTAAAATGGCTCCGATTACTGACCAGATTGTTATTGGCACATCTGGTACGCTCATCAAATGGATTACCCATAAGAAGCTGGCCACAAGGGATATCAAGATACTTGTGTTTGATGAGGCGGATCATATGCTTTCTGAG GATGGCTTTAGGTGTGATTCTGAAAGGATCATGAGGGATATACAAAGAAGCGCTGGTGGTTGTCAG GTGCTTCTCTTTTCTGCGACCTTCAATGAGAGGGTGAAGGATTTTGTTACAAAGGTCATTAGGGATGGAAATCAGATATTCGTGAAGAAGGAAGAGCTTACTTTGGAAAAAGTAAAGCAATACAAAGTTCAAGTCCCTGATGAATCAGCAAAAATAGAGGTTATAAGGGACAAGATATTTGAATTTGGACAGAAAGTTGGCCAGGTTATCATATTTGTTAGAACAAAGCAAAGTACTAAGAATGTTCACAATGCTTTGACGAGGGACGACTATGTGTGCTCCTCAATTCAAGGATCCCTTGACCAATCAGAGAGGGAAAAGATAATACAGGAATTCAAAGATGGCTACACCAAGGTTCTTATATCAACTGATGTTCTTGCTCGAGGTTTTGACCAAGCGCAG GTTAACCTGGTTATCAACTACGACATGCCAATCAAATTTGGTACAAGAGATGAACCTGATTATGAGGTGTACTTGCACAGAATTGGCAGAGCTGGGCGCTTTGGCCGGAAAG GTGCTGTGTTCAACTTGTTGTGTGGTCCAACAGATAATGTTGTGATGAAGAAGATCGAGGACTATTTCCAGCACAGTGTACCTGAG GTTCGGAATTGGCAACATGAAGAAGATTTTGAGTCTGCTCTTAAGGATGCAGGTTTACTTTAA
- the LOC136552333 gene encoding photosynthetic NDH subunit of subcomplex B 2, chloroplastic-like, producing MATSSVLPLHLPSCARRASTALRASAAPAAATATTAQSLEESFGRKGLRFVADPAGGAPTAELSVRNGSSLHLRLGDGLVTSYKPKVYWKDDGCREVLYTVAGKGGVGLVLNEASSSSSAGAGIAAQWSLVDGAEWTVRDADSDSYDAVQVELGCTKGKLDISYVVTLYGVSMATAVIVRNTGTKPVELTGAVLSHIKFDKRGGTAVEGLRGCPYCSQPPPAAAFSLLSPAEAMMREDPGWFSGGGEEPRQGIWTVEEDLYTVLKKKVSRVYAAPPEERKKRVYSTAPSKFTTIDQYSGLGFRLVRMGFDDMYLYSPGGMYEKFGKDYFLCTGMASMLVPVVVNPGEEWKAAQVIEHDNL from the exons ATGGCCACCTCCTCCGTGCTCCCGCTGCACCTCCCGTCCTGCGCGCGCCGGGCCAGCACCGCCTTGCGCGCCTCCGCggccccggcggcggcgacggcgacgaccgcGCAGTCACTGGAGGAGTCGTTCGGGCGGAAGGGTCTGCGTTTCGTGGCCGACCCGGCCGGCGGGGCCCCCACCGCGGAGCTCAGCGTGCGGAACGGCAGCTCGCTGCACCTCCGCCTCGGCGACGGCCTCGTCACGTCCTACAAACCCAAGGTGTACTGGAAGGACGACGGGTGCCGGGAGGTGCTGTACACCGTGGCGGGCAAGGGCGGCGTCGGCCTCGTCCTCAACGAGGCGTCGTCCTCCTCGTCCGCCGGCGCGGGCATCGCCGCCCAGTGGTCTCTGGTCGACGGCGCCGAATGGACCGTCAGGGACGCCGACTCCGACTCCTACGACGCCGTGCAG GTTGAGCTCGGGTGCACCAAGGGTAAGCTGGACATCTCGTACGTGGTGACGCTGTACGGGGTGAGCATGGCGACGGCGGTGATCGTCCGGAACACGGGCACCAAGCCGGTGGAGCTGACGGGCGCGGTGCTGAGCCACATCAAGTTCGACAAGCGAGGCGGCACGGCCGTGGAGGGCCTCCGTGGCTGCCCCTACTGCTCccagccgccgccggccgccgccttcAGCCTCCTGTCCCCGGCGGAGGCCATGATGCGGGAGGACCCCGGCTGgttcagcggcggcggcgaggagccgCGCCAGGGCATCTGGACCGTCGAGGAGGACCTCTACACCGTGCTCAAGAAGAAGGTGAGCCGGGTGTACGCGGCGCCGCCGGAGGAGAGGAAGAAGCGCGTCTACAGCACCGCGCCGTCCAAGTTCACCACCATCGATCAG TATAGCGGGCTCGGGTTCAGGCTGGTGAGGATGGGGTTCGACGACATGTACCTGTACAGCCCGGGAGGCATGTACGAGAAGTTCGGCAAGGACTACTTCCTGTGCACGGGGATGGCGTCCATGTTGGTGCCCGTCGTCGTCAACCCCGGCGAGGAGTGGAAGGCGGCACAGGTCATCGAGCATGACAACTTGtaa